ATGGCGCTATGGATCATGCGGTGGTGGTAATAGTAAGAGGGTTTTTAATTATTCATATGATGATTTTTATAAAAATCATGCCATGATACTGAATTATTTTATAAAACCATCATATATACTGCAAAATTTTCCAGTCTGTCCAAAAATGTCTGCACATTGAGTAATGGAGATCTCGTCCCTGTGGCCCGAGCAATAAAAATCCAGAGTCTGGTCCTGCGCCCCCGCAAGACCGTACTCGCGTTAAAATCCATTTCCAGGGCACGAACAGCAGCACGACAGCAACAGTGGCAGCAGGCGGCAGAGCATTACGCCCGGGCGCTGAGGCACGACCGGAATCAGCCCGGAATATGGACACAGTATGGTCATGCGTTGCTGCAGACGGGACAGGTCAGTGAGGGAACCCAGGCCTATCTTGAAGCAGTAACGCTCAGTCCCAGTTCAGATGGTTTCCTGCAACTGGGGCGTGGCTATAAATTACTGGGGATGCAGGGTGCGGCCTGCTATGCATTTGGAAAGGCACTGACACTCGATCCCTCCAACGAAAATGCCCGTATGGAACTGGCTGCGTTGGGAGGAACGGTCGCGACGGAAAAAACCGCCGATTTCCTGCCAGACCCTGTATTTATGAAGAAAATATATAATATAGATATAAAAGACAGCGATATAACAAAAAAACAGAAAGATGATTGGGCACGCAGAAATATATATCTGAGCCTGCCCCATTTATTGCATGCACATAATCTGACAGACAATCTGCTAAGCCTGTTTGACAGTCAGTATTATGCTACGGAACATGGAATTACCGCAGATGATCCGGATGATTTAACGTTCCGGTGCCTGATGCACTTTATCAGTTCCGGATTGCAGGATACGGCCGCCCTGCGACAGGGAATGGAATTCGACCCCGAATTCTTCCAGCAGCATTATGGTTTTCCCGGAATGAAGGTGGGAGACCTTTATCGATACTGGCTGAATTACGGTATTACACAAGGACAGGCCCCCAATAACCTGGTCTGGATGGAAATGCGCAGGGCGCTTGAATATGGAGAGACAGAAGGGGAGAGCGCGGGACTGATCGGCAATCTTGATCAGTCAGTGGTGATCGAAGCCCTTGTGCGAAGCGACAGTCTGCTGGCCATCAGGCCGACAGCCCGTACGGCTGATCTGTTCCGGCTGGGAGCAGAAAATCTATTCAGTAAAGGCGAAGGCAGCCGCGCTGCGTCCATCCTGGAGCGACTGCTGGATGTTTTTCCGCATGATGCTGATGCACTGATGCTGTATGCGGATTACCAGGTGACATTGGGTCAGTATCTGATGGCAAAATGGTGCTACGAAAGACTGGAAAAAGAAAAACGGGACGGATACCAGTACAGGCTCGGCATGGTACGGTGTGCGCTGGGACTGGGATATCATATTGATGCCTACAAGGGTGTGCTGCAACTGATCCGGGATTACCCTGCTTTTGCTTGCCTGCGTGAACTGCGATGGAAGATTGCGGAAGTCTATTTCCACAGCGCCGTGCGTTCCTATCTGGATATGGCCTATATGGAGCGCCGCGAGGAGGGGCTGCAATCTCTTTCCCGATACGGCGCGGTTGTGACACATGACACCGGTGCCGAGGTCATGCCCCCCCGGCCCATCCGCTCCGTTGCCTTGTTTACCATTACGGAACCACAGCAATGCTATTTTTATCGTGTGGTACAGAAAAAGGAGCAGATAAAGGCTGCTGGCTTTCACGTCGCGGTTTATGATTGCAATAAGGAGCAGGAAAAGTTCCTGGAAGAAATCAATCGCTTCGATGCGGTCATATTCTACCGTGTTAAGGCCCTTCCGGCCATTATCCGCGTAGTGGAAGCGGCACGGATTGCGGGCCTGATTACATTTTATGAGACGGATGACCTGTTATTCCAGTCACAATATTACCCCGAGCCATATGACAGCTATGCCGGGCAGATAACCTATAACCAGTATGTTCATCTGGCCATGGATGCCCCCCTGACGCAGTACCTGATCGGGATGTGTGATTATGCCCTTGCATCGACCCCATTGCTGGCGGAAACCATGCAGCCTTTTGTCAGGCAGAAAAGAGCCTTCGTGCACCGGAACGCGATGGGCAGCGACCATGAACGGTATCTGACCTACACACGCCCCGAAACCGATGATGATGTGGTCACCATTTTCTATGGTTCAGGAACACGTGCCCACAAGCAGGATTTTATTGAACTGCTGGAACCCGCAATGCTGGCGGTCGCGCAGCGCCATGGCGCCCGTGTGCGTTTTGTCATGCTTGGATGGCTGCCGGTTTCGGATACGTTCCGTAAAATTGCCGGGGACAGGCTTGTTGTATATGAGCCCATCTGGGATATTCATGAATACTGGAAGCTTCTTGAAAAATCAGACATCAATATTGCCGTAATAAAACGTTCCCTGCATGCCGATGCGAAAAGTGAAATCAAATGGATGGAAGCGGCGATGTTCGGCATTCCATCCATTGTCAGCCGAAATCCGACCTATGAAGGTGTGATCGAGGATGGTCGCACCGGTATCATGTGCTCGACAGTGGAGGAGTGGACCGCAGCACTTGACCTGCTTGTGTCAGATAAACAGATGCGGCAGGAAATAGGACGCAATGCCCGGGAAGAAGTGCGGGAAATATATTCAATTGCCGGAATGGCGGAAAATGTAAAAGCCATATTTGGCGCAGTTTCCCCGCCTGCCATTGCTGACACACGAAAACGCCTGCTTGTTGTGAATGTTTTTTATGCTCCCCAGTTGATTGGTGGGGCGACACGCGTCATACATGACAACATACTTCATATAAAAGAGCATTACGGCAATGAATTCAATATAGATGTCATGTGCGTTATTGATGGCGCCGAAACAGAATATGAAGTGCAGACCTATGTATGGGAAGGGATCAGGGTCAAGGCCATAAACCGCTCTTATCGCGGTGATGGCCTGGTGCCTTACCATGACGGGAAAATGGAGAAAGTATTCACGCAGACCCTGAAAGAGTTCCGGACAGATATCGTCCATTTCCACTGCATACAGCGCCTTACGGTTTCAGTTGTCGATGCTGCCCGAATGGCGGGTATTCCCTACGTCATCACGGTTCATGATTCGTGGTGGATTTCCGATGAACAGTTCATAAGAGATGAAAAAAATCCAGACAGTCTGTATGATTACCGGAATATTGAAAATAATACGCACAGCACCAATAACCCGGAAATAAAACGGATGAAGGCATTGAAACCGGCCCTGTTCGGTGCACAGGCCATACTGGCGGTTTCCGAGCCGTTTGCTCGCCTCTATCGTGATTGTGGTATTCCGCGTGTTGTTGCGGTAGAGAATGGTCTCTCCGTGTTCCCTGATGGCTGTGAGAAAACCGTCTCGCCCGATGGTCGCGTAAGGCTGGCACAGATTGGCGGCATGGAGGCACACAAGGGACTGCCGCTGATCAGGGAAGCCCTGAAGTCAGGAAAATACGGTAACCTTCATCTGACTGTCGTCGATCTTTCCCGCACCAAGGGATATCGCCGTAGAGAAACCTGGGGCGTGACGCCCGTCGATATTATCGGAAAGGTTCCCAGTAACGAGATATCCCGGCTTTATCGTCATATCGATGTGCTGCTTGCGCCCTCATGCTGGTTTGAGAGCTATGGGTTGGTAACGCGCGAGGCCCTGGCCCATAAATGCTGGGTGGTCAGTTCCGACCGCGGCGCGATTGGTCAGGATGTGACGGAAAACAGGAACGGGCATGTCATTGATGTTTCATCTGCCAGAGAACTGATAACTGTTCTGGGCAGGATTGATTCACATCCCGAAATATATGGAAACCCGCCGCAGTTTGATGCCACATTGCGGAAAGCAGGCGATCAGGCCAGGGATATTGTGAAAATCTATCGGCAGATACTGGGAATGGACCATAAGATTCAGGTCTGAAACCTTGATGCCGCGGTCACGTATTCCGATCATCCACCACCGGTCCGGAAACCAGGGTCATCTGCCTGAATTTCCGGACCAGACCTGTTATCCATCAATATGATACCGGATCAGTTACGGGCTGCTGGATATGATACGGGAGTGGCTGGTTGTGTTTGATGATATTTACAAAATTTACCAGGGAATCTGCCATTCCATCGCAGGATGCCGGCATGTCAAGATGACCGAACGGGTGGCCCAGAGGTGAGAAATAGTGCAAACGGTCTTCCCCCATATCATAAAAAATAATTTTACAGGCTTCTCCAATAAGCTGGGAAATAGTGTAATATTTCCCGACAGGGGAAATGACACAGTCAATATCATGTTCCACACTATAGGTGGCTGCATCCTGGCATGTATTCAGATTGACATATCGTAATGCCGCTTTTTTTTCATTCGACTGCACATCATCACAGCCAACCGTTACCTGAAAACCCTGTTCCTGCAGGGCATATGCCTGCTTTTCCACAAACAGTCCGACTGTTTCACCATGTTGCCGTGGCGGTGCAAGAACGAGAATGTTCCGGGCACATGATATCTCAGGTATATCACGCCAGAACTTCCGGCGGCGGGGCGGGAAAGACAGGTCATAAAGCTGGTACAGATCCAGATTGGGATTATAATAGGGGTCGTTATCAAAAACGTCTGGATACCGGTTGCGCGCGCGCGCCATCTCATGGCGGAAAAGTGCCTGCTTGTCCGGGGTGTCATCATATCCGCGCGAACGGGATTCATGATGCAGCAGAAGCGGTATGCCAATGGTCAGGTTTCGATAGCCGCGTGCCTGTGCGGCCAGACAGAGCAGCGTATCGTTGAACGCAACGGCAAACCCGGTGTCGAACCCACCCAGCTCCGCAAATAATACAGCGCGGATGGCAAGGCAGGCACCCGTTACCGCCGAGACCTCACGGGTTGCATTCATGAGTCCGAAATAACCACCCGCATCGGATGCGATGCCAACCCCCGCGTGGCCGGCACCGCCACACATGCCAATCACACAACCGGCATGCTGCACGGTCCGGTCACCATAAAGAAGTTTGCATCCAACGGCCGCTACATCTTTTTGTACTGCATATGATGCCAGCTGTTTCAGCCAGTCCCCGCGCTCTACCTCGGTATCATTATTCAGGAACAGCAGGATCTCATGACTGGCGTATTTTGCGGCAAGGTTGTTCAGACGCGGGAAATTGAATGGTCCGTCATCACGGATGACGACAACCCGGATATCTTTCTGTATGGCCGATAAATACTCAAGCACTGCCTTTTCGGTCGACCCGTTATCAACGATAATGATCTGGATCCTGTCGGCTGGGTAATCGGTTTTTGCGCCAATACTGTCAATGCAGGCCCGGAGCAGATCAAGACGGTCCCGTGTGGGAATGATAATGCTGATCGTTGGCCATTCATGGCCGGCAGGCAGCACGATGTCGGATGCAATCCGGTGGCGTTCGGGCATTTTTCCCAGCAGGTGGGAAAGGATGAATGGAACATGGCATGTCTGGGCGCGCCGCAGGCCCCTTACCGCCTGTTGCAGCACCTGCTGCAGGTTCTCGCCAGCCAGCAGGGATGCGTAGACACGCTGATTGAGGGCTGCATCCCCCGCCAGCATGCTGCCACCCGTCAGATAATCAACATGACGCAGGAGCTCGGGTGAGAAATCGGGCTTGAAAAAAGGCGTGTGCCGGACGCCATCGCGCGAACGCATGTCCTCATCGCCATAAACCAGACGGATATCCCGGCGCGCGGCGCAGGACAGGACCACAAGCGCATGCGGACGCAGGCAGACATTGCCCGATGCCAGCACCAGCGCCTCGCCTTCCTTCAGGGGTGGATAAGGTGCGGCTGTCGTGAGCCGGGGGGCTGTGACGGCCTGGCATATGGCCGCAACCTCGTCATGCTGACAGGATGAATCAAAGGTGAAGACCGCGCGCCATTCAGTAAAATACTGTGCCATCAGGCTGTCCGCAATCGCGGGTGCATTGCGTAGCGTTCGGGCATTGAACTGATATATGACACATATCGGCGCGAAGTAATTCCGGTATGTCTCCACCAGATGGTGGAAAATATCCATGTCGGCAGCCTGTGGCGTATCGAAGCGCGATAGCCAGCCTGCGTAGCCCCGCCTTGTCGCAGCATGGGGCAGGGGGGCATCCAGTGCCGATGGCGATGTATCCGTCCTGTGCTGGAGTCGTGCTGTCAGCTGCTCGCCAATCTGCCTGCCCCAGTGCAGTATGGCCTGCTGTCCGTTCCGCAGCCTGTCACGCTGCTTCAGCACGGCCGGGCGTATCTTGCGCACCGGGACCGTAAGACGCCACGACAGCGACCGCCGCAGTCTGAACAGCCGCTGGTCCTGCATGGCCGTTTCCGCGCGGGCCCGGGCCAGTTCCAGTCGCGCGCGCACGATTTCTTTTTCCAGGTCTGGATGTTCGTCCATGGGGGGAGGAGACTGTGTGTTCATTACGATGATGCTTGTCCGGAAAACCTGTAAGATGCCATTCCTGTATCAGGGCATTGCATATGTGCTGCAGGCATAGTCTTTCATCCACATATCCCGGTTGCGGGAACTGGCCCAGGAATCAAAATTCCGGATTGTCTGCAGCAGGGGATGGCTGGCCCAACGGCCATCCGCCATGAAATTGACCAGTACCCTGGCCATGCCAGACGGGTCGGCAGGCAGGGCGAGAGCGTTGCGCTGTGCTTCAAACCTGTCGGCAAAATCCACAATACCCCGCAGGACTTCAGCATTAAGTTCCAGCAGGTTATCTGTAGGGCCACGTCCCGGATCAAGTACCGGCATGACCGCGCCGGTGCTGTCCTGGTAACTGATGACCGGATCATGCGGTGCCGAGAAGAAGAACTCGCCGGCAACACGATTGTCATAGATGGCATGCAGGAGATCGGGCGGGGTGTTGCGTGCATTGATGAGCGCGGACATGGACATGGATCTGGCGCGCTTTACGCACATGCGCTGATCTGTCAGGCAGAAATAATATCCCCTTACATCCAGCGGAAGCAGTTCGCGAATGGCGGCCTCGAAGGCTTCTTGTGTGGTTCCGTTCCAGCCGATATCCACAAAGGCCACTTTCTGTCCCGCATGCAGATCGTGCTGCAGCAGATGGCGTAACAGCCCCCGGCGGGTGCGGTAAGCAACCTTCAGGATTTCACGCTGCCATGCGCTGACCAGGGCGCGGATTGTCTCGGGCACCCGGTCGGGAATGACGGAACCGGCAGGGAACCCGATATCCGCAAGAATCTCCGCAGCGGGTGCGGCAACGCCAATACGGGCAAAAATTTCATCCGGTGACAGCCCACCCGCGCCTGACACCAGGAATTCCATGAAGTCTGGAAAACTGTTTTCCGACATGGCGGCAAGGGAGAAAGCAACACGGGAGCCAAGCAGATAGGATGACGCGGGCAGGCCTGCCGCCCCGCTGGCCCGCCGCTGTTCAAGAAGCTGGTGCAGGACATAACCATCCCGCGAGACGAACAGGATATGCTCCACCCGGTCCGCCCTGGCCTGCGCAATGATCCAGTCCAGAAACCCGACGGCCGCGGGACCGCCTACCATAAACCCCAGTTCATGTGCACTCCCAGCCCTGACCTGTTCCTGATGAACACGGACAAGTGCGCGTGCCAGTGACGTGGCGGGGGAGAAATCCTTATCACGTGCCGGCAGGCGTGCTTCCCGGTAATGGAAAGCCTGAAGGCCTTTTTCCCGGGCCCGTTCAACATCCGCTACAAGGTTATCGCCAATATGCAGGACCGTATGGGGTGGCGTGTTCAGGTCACGGCAAAGTATCTCGAATAATGCTCCGGTATCTCTTTTCGTCGCGTTCCTGTCCGATGAAATATAGAGGGGAACGCAGGGCAGGTCATGCCTGCGCAGGAGTTCAGTGAAAAAGGGGGCCTGAAAATACATGTCGGATGTAATGACGACCTGCTTGCCCTGTGCGATGGCTTCCCGGAAAAGGGCAGTCATCTCCGGGTTGGGCAGGGTCAGGTCCTGCTCCATTTCCCATTCCATGGCATGGGCGGTGGCGGGCAGGTCGGGCGAACAGGCGTAAATACCTGCAAAGGTGATTTCCCGCCTTTTCTGCTCAGACATGACCTCAAAGGCACGCTTCTGCGCGGCGCGACGCCGTTGCGTGAAGTCGGGGATATCAAGCCGTTGCCCTACCATCTTGAAGATGTCTTCCGCATGGACAACGGGGCGTACGAAAAGGGTGTCGAAAAAATCAAAGGAAATGACATCGGCCTGCATCATTTTCTGCCGCAGCTGTGCAAGCATGGTCATATGCGCCGACGTATCATGTGGGGGGGCGTTCATTAAACGGATCTTTTACAATGCCAGGTCAAAGCGGGTGCTGTCCGCGCGCA
This portion of the Komagataeibacter sp. FNDCF1 genome encodes:
- a CDS encoding glycosyltransferase, whose product is MARAIKIQSLVLRPRKTVLALKSISRARTAARQQQWQQAAEHYARALRHDRNQPGIWTQYGHALLQTGQVSEGTQAYLEAVTLSPSSDGFLQLGRGYKLLGMQGAACYAFGKALTLDPSNENARMELAALGGTVATEKTADFLPDPVFMKKIYNIDIKDSDITKKQKDDWARRNIYLSLPHLLHAHNLTDNLLSLFDSQYYATEHGITADDPDDLTFRCLMHFISSGLQDTAALRQGMEFDPEFFQQHYGFPGMKVGDLYRYWLNYGITQGQAPNNLVWMEMRRALEYGETEGESAGLIGNLDQSVVIEALVRSDSLLAIRPTARTADLFRLGAENLFSKGEGSRAASILERLLDVFPHDADALMLYADYQVTLGQYLMAKWCYERLEKEKRDGYQYRLGMVRCALGLGYHIDAYKGVLQLIRDYPAFACLRELRWKIAEVYFHSAVRSYLDMAYMERREEGLQSLSRYGAVVTHDTGAEVMPPRPIRSVALFTITEPQQCYFYRVVQKKEQIKAAGFHVAVYDCNKEQEKFLEEINRFDAVIFYRVKALPAIIRVVEAARIAGLITFYETDDLLFQSQYYPEPYDSYAGQITYNQYVHLAMDAPLTQYLIGMCDYALASTPLLAETMQPFVRQKRAFVHRNAMGSDHERYLTYTRPETDDDVVTIFYGSGTRAHKQDFIELLEPAMLAVAQRHGARVRFVMLGWLPVSDTFRKIAGDRLVVYEPIWDIHEYWKLLEKSDINIAVIKRSLHADAKSEIKWMEAAMFGIPSIVSRNPTYEGVIEDGRTGIMCSTVEEWTAALDLLVSDKQMRQEIGRNAREEVREIYSIAGMAENVKAIFGAVSPPAIADTRKRLLVVNVFYAPQLIGGATRVIHDNILHIKEHYGNEFNIDVMCVIDGAETEYEVQTYVWEGIRVKAINRSYRGDGLVPYHDGKMEKVFTQTLKEFRTDIVHFHCIQRLTVSVVDAARMAGIPYVITVHDSWWISDEQFIRDEKNPDSLYDYRNIENNTHSTNNPEIKRMKALKPALFGAQAILAVSEPFARLYRDCGIPRVVAVENGLSVFPDGCEKTVSPDGRVRLAQIGGMEAHKGLPLIREALKSGKYGNLHLTVVDLSRTKGYRRRETWGVTPVDIIGKVPSNEISRLYRHIDVLLAPSCWFESYGLVTREALAHKCWVVSSDRGAIGQDVTENRNGHVIDVSSARELITVLGRIDSHPEIYGNPPQFDATLRKAGDQARDIVKIYRQILGMDHKIQV
- a CDS encoding glycosyltransferase family 2 protein, whose translation is MNTQSPPPMDEHPDLEKEIVRARLELARARAETAMQDQRLFRLRRSLSWRLTVPVRKIRPAVLKQRDRLRNGQQAILHWGRQIGEQLTARLQHRTDTSPSALDAPLPHAATRRGYAGWLSRFDTPQAADMDIFHHLVETYRNYFAPICVIYQFNARTLRNAPAIADSLMAQYFTEWRAVFTFDSSCQHDEVAAICQAVTAPRLTTAAPYPPLKEGEALVLASGNVCLRPHALVVLSCAARRDIRLVYGDEDMRSRDGVRHTPFFKPDFSPELLRHVDYLTGGSMLAGDAALNQRVYASLLAGENLQQVLQQAVRGLRRAQTCHVPFILSHLLGKMPERHRIASDIVLPAGHEWPTISIIIPTRDRLDLLRACIDSIGAKTDYPADRIQIIIVDNGSTEKAVLEYLSAIQKDIRVVVIRDDGPFNFPRLNNLAAKYASHEILLFLNNDTEVERGDWLKQLASYAVQKDVAAVGCKLLYGDRTVQHAGCVIGMCGGAGHAGVGIASDAGGYFGLMNATREVSAVTGACLAIRAVLFAELGGFDTGFAVAFNDTLLCLAAQARGYRNLTIGIPLLLHHESRSRGYDDTPDKQALFRHEMARARNRYPDVFDNDPYYNPNLDLYQLYDLSFPPRRRKFWRDIPEISCARNILVLAPPRQHGETVGLFVEKQAYALQEQGFQVTVGCDDVQSNEKKAALRYVNLNTCQDAATYSVEHDIDCVISPVGKYYTISQLIGEACKIIFYDMGEDRLHYFSPLGHPFGHLDMPASCDGMADSLVNFVNIIKHNQPLPYHIQQPVTDPVSY
- a CDS encoding hydrolase is translated as MTMLAQLRQKMMQADVISFDFFDTLFVRPVVHAEDIFKMVGQRLDIPDFTQRRRAAQKRAFEVMSEQKRREITFAGIYACSPDLPATAHAMEWEMEQDLTLPNPEMTALFREAIAQGKQVVITSDMYFQAPFFTELLRRHDLPCVPLYISSDRNATKRDTGALFEILCRDLNTPPHTVLHIGDNLVADVERAREKGLQAFHYREARLPARDKDFSPATSLARALVRVHQEQVRAGSAHELGFMVGGPAAVGFLDWIIAQARADRVEHILFVSRDGYVLHQLLEQRRASGAAGLPASSYLLGSRVAFSLAAMSENSFPDFMEFLVSGAGGLSPDEIFARIGVAAPAAEILADIGFPAGSVIPDRVPETIRALVSAWQREILKVAYRTRRGLLRHLLQHDLHAGQKVAFVDIGWNGTTQEAFEAAIRELLPLDVRGYYFCLTDQRMCVKRARSMSMSALINARNTPPDLLHAIYDNRVAGEFFFSAPHDPVISYQDSTGAVMPVLDPGRGPTDNLLELNAEVLRGIVDFADRFEAQRNALALPADPSGMARVLVNFMADGRWASHPLLQTIRNFDSWASSRNRDMWMKDYACSTYAMP